From the genome of Miscanthus floridulus cultivar M001 chromosome 10, ASM1932011v1, whole genome shotgun sequence, one region includes:
- the LOC136487683 gene encoding anthocyanidin-3-O-glucoside rhamnosyltransferase-like, whose protein sequence is MLRCIAAHTLHSMSQQEPDRIGVLDSTMAAGGRGNRDAGGGSNATPMHVLMLPWLAFGHIVPFAQLARRLLASSSSVRVTFLTAAGNVPRVEAMLSSASSAGGVVVVPLKLPRVPGLPEGAASTANLSPEGAELLKVALDAARPQVAALLAELLPDAVLLDFVTPWASHDAAALGIKSFHFSVFSAVACAYLAVPARRPDVAGAGALPSARHLMSAPAGFPASSPLAATGVPAYQAADFTYMFSTFGGQPCVHERLAAGIRACDGIVYKTCAEMEGAYVDYLAAQFRKPVLLAGPLVSDPPQGELDERWATWLSAFPDGAVVFASFGSETFLPPAATTELLLGLEATGRPFLAVLNSPDGEAVVPPLGFAERVAGRGVLCSGWVQQQHILRHRSVGCYVTHAGFSSVVEGLVAGCRLVLLPMKGDQYLNAALFARELRVGVEVARRDEDGWFGRQDVCNAVAAAVADGGEGDARKWADFLTDDGVQGRFADEFVRQLTEVVSAASS, encoded by the coding sequence ATGCTACGCTGCATCGCTGCTCACACACTCCACTCCATGTCACAGCAAGAACCAGACAGGATTGGAGTACTGGACAGCACCATGGCGGCCGGCGGAAGAGGAAACCGGGACGCCGGCGGCGGCAGCAACGCCACGCCCATGCACGTGCTCATGCTCCCGTGGCTCGCCTTCGGCCACATCGTCCCGTTCGCGCAGCTGGCTCGGAGGctgctggcctcctcctcctccgtccgcGTCACGTTCCTCACGGCCGCTGGGAACGTCCCGCGCGTCGAGGCCATGCTGTCCTCGGCCTCCTCCGCCGGTGGGGTGGTCGTCGTGCCGCTGAAACTGCCCCGCGTGCCGGGACTTCCCGAGGGCGCCGCCAGCACGGCGAACCTCTCGCCCGAAGGTGCCGAGCTGCTCAAGGTCGCGCTGGACGCCGCCCGGCCCCAGGTGGCCGCGCTGCTGGCCGAGCTCCTCCCGGACGCTGTGCTGCTCGACTTCGTCACGCCGTGGGCCTCCCACGACGCCGCAGCGCTGGGCATCAAGTCGTTCCACTTCAGCGTCTTCTCCGCCGTCGCGTGTGCATACCTCGCCGTCCCCGCACGCCGCCCCGACGTGGCCGGAGCGGGGGCGCTGCCGTCGGCGCGCCACCTCATGTCCGCCCCCGCTGGCTTTCCCGCCTCCTCCCCGCTCGCCGCCACCGGCGTTCCGGCGTACCAGGCCGCCGACTTCACCTACATGTTCAGCACCTTCGGCGGCCAGCCCTGCGTCCACGAACGCCTGGCGGCCGGCATCCGGGCCTGCGACGGCATCGTGTACAAGACCTGCGCCGAGATGGAGGGTGCCTATGTCGACTACCTGGCCGCCCAGTTTCGGAAGCCCGTGCTCCTGGCGGGGCCGCTGGTGTCGGACCCGCCACAAGGGGAGCTGGACGAGCGCTGGGCCACCTGGCTGTCCGCGTTCCCGGACGGCGCCGTCGTGTTCGCGTCGTTCGGCAGCGAGACGTTCCTGCCGCCCGCCGCGACGACGGAGCTCCTCCTGGGCCTCGAGGCCACCGGCCGCCCGTTCCTCGCCGTGCTCAACTCCCCGGACGGAGAAGCGGTCGTCCCGCCGCTGGGGTTCGCGGAGAGGGTGGCAGGTAGGGGCGTGCTGTGCTCCGGCTGGGTGCAGCAGCAGCACATCCTGCGCCACCGGAGCGTGGGGTGCTACGTCACCCACGCCGGCTTCAGTTCCGTTGTGGAGGGGCTCGTCGCTGGCTGCCGCCTCGTGCTGCTGCCCATGAAGGGCGACCAGTACCTCAACGCGGCGCTGTTCGCGCGCGAGCTCCGCGTGGGCGTCGAGGTGGCGCGACGCGACGAGGACGGCTGGTTCGGGCGCCAGGACGTGTGCAACGCGGTCGCCGCGGCGGTGGCGGACGGAGGGGAAGGGGACGCAAGGAAGTGGGCCGACTTCTTGACGGACGACGGCGTGCAGGGAAGGTTCGCCGACGAGTTCGTCCGGCAGCTCACGGAGGTCGTCAGTGCGGCCTCGAGTTGA